From the genome of Rhizobium sp. ZPR4:
GCTCTTCGCTCGCACCCGAGCACCGCTCGATGCCGCTACCAGCCTCTTCGTCGAATACCTGCTTGCGGAGTTGGCCGGGATAGTCGAGGAACTGCAGGCGAAGGGGCATATCATCCCGCCGTCCGAGCGCCGCCGCGCGGACGCCTATTTCGAATAGAGGTTGGCAAGCGGATAGTCGCGCAGATCGCGTAGCATCTCGATGAAGCCCGCGACCTCATGACGGCAGATAAGCGCGCCCTTTTCCGCCGTGCCGTTGGCCGCATTGCCGACGACGCCGTTCGGATTGAGGTCGTGCGCGATCCAGGCGAGCGAATGCGGCGGCAAAGGCTGCAGATATTTTGAATGCTCCTTCATCCACTCGGCCTTGGAGGCGAAATTCTGAGCCTTGTCCATCCGCACGAGCTCGGGCCGGAAATGGAGCATGAGCGAGGTTTCGACATCACCGCCATGGATGCCGAAGCGCTGTTCATGTTCGTCGATCATACCATCGGGCGTACCGAAGCGGGTCCATTGCGTGGCGACCACGGCCATCCGGTAGCGTACGCGCAGCTCGCGCGCGACGATGCCCATGATATCGAGGTTTCCGCCATGGGAGTTGACGATGACCATCTTGCGGATGCCGGCCTCGGCCACCTTGGCGCCGATGGCGGTCCAGACCGGGATCAGCAGCTCTGCGCCGAGCGACAGCGTGCCGGGACCGTAGATGTGCTCGTTGGCCTTGCCGATCTCCTGCAATGGCAGGACGAGGAAATCGAGATCGTCCGGGCGTTGGACCTTCAGCTCCGCCAGCATGCCCTCAGCGATCGCGACATCGGTTGCGATCGGCAGGTGCGGACCGTGCTGTTCCGTCGAGGCGATCGGCAGGATCGCAATCGTGGTATCGGGCGAGAGACCGGCGAAATCATAGGTGTTGAGTTCATTCCAGTAGAAGGGCTTCGCCATTGCCATGTCCTCTCGTCAGCGTCTCGTATCATCAACGGATACGGCAAGGATGATGGCGGTGGAAAGCATCAATTTGCGGCCGTGCCGCTGCCTTTTTGCGTACGCTTGAGGCGCAATCGCCAAACCGGCTTTTTGCCGCTCCGACGGTCATCGGGCTTCGGCTTCATCACTAGGGCCTATGCAGGACGTGGGCCGCCTTCACCGCCGCGGATGCCCGGTTCTCGACGCCGAGCTTCACATAGATCTGTTCCAGATGCTTGTTCACCGTGCGGGCCGAAAGCCCGAGGATCTCGCCGATGTCGCGGTTCGACTTGCCCTTGGCGAGCCACAGCAGCACCTCGGACTCGCGCTGCGTCAAGGCAAAGCTCTGACGCAAGGTTTCATCGTCGGCGTTCTGATTGCTGGCCGTCAGGCGGAAGAGGTATTCGTCGGCCCCGATCGCGCCAAGGAAAGTGAATTGCAGGGCGGCCTGGCGGCCATTGCTGATCGAAAGAAGATTGTCGCGTGCCGGTCCGAGCCGTTCGCGTTCGAGCATGAAGGCAGCAATATGTTTGGACGCGAGCTCAAGGCCGTCGTCGCTGCCCGTGGCGGCATTGATGAGGCGGGTTGCCTGCGGCGTCGACCAGTGGATGGCACCATTGCCCTTGACCGCCAAGAGATGACGCCCGGCGGCATCAAGCGCCACTCTGGCGCTCTGGGCGGAACGGGCATTGCGCAGGTGCACACGGATGCGGGCGCGCAGTTCGTCGACATTGATCGGCTTGGTCAGATAGTCGACGCCGCCAGACTCCAGAGCATGCACCACATGCTCGGTCTCGGTGAGCCCGGTCATGAAGACGACCGGGATCTGGGCAATGCCGGCATTGGCTTTCAGCCGGCGGCAGGTCTCGAAGCCATCCATTGCCGGCATGACGGCATCGAGCAGGATGAGATCGGGCGTGATGCGTTCGACGATGTTCAGCGCCGCCAGTCCCGAGGTGGCGATCAGCACGGAGAAGCCGGATTGCTCGAGCGCGTCTGTCAGGAAGCCGAGCGCCTCCGGTGAATCGTCCACCAGCAAGACTATGTCGCGGGGATGCGTGGGCTCAGCCAATCTGTTCTACCTTTTCAGTATCGAAGCTGTGCAGCACATTCAAGAAGCCGTCGAGATCGAAGGCCTGGACATGGGCGCCCAAGGCATCGGTGAAGGGTTTGTTTTCTTCAAGCTTTGCAAGATCCGCAAGCTTTGCCTCGATACCCCTGACATAACCGATCTCGCCAAGCCGCAGCAATTCGCGGACATGCTCGATACCGGGGCTTTTCAGGGGTGGCGGCGGCTTCGGCGCGGCCGGGATGGAGGCATCGGCATAGAGCCATTTCAGCCCGAGATGCAGTGCAAGCTTGTCGCGAAGCTGGCGGATGTCGACCGGTTTGGAGATGGCGTCATTATGGCTGTCGTCGCTGTCGGTCGCCGCGGCGGCATCGCCGATATTGGCCGACAGCATCAGGATCGGCGCGGCCTGGCCGTTCTCTCTGAGCCGGGAGACAAGCTGCCAGCCGTTCATGCCGGGCATGGAGATATCGACTAGGAACAGATCGGGCTTGATGCCCTCGATCAGCGTTAGGCAGTCCGGCCCGCCGGCGGCGGTGAGCACGATGAAATCGAGTGGCGACAGGATTTCGCGCATCAGTTCGCGATGATCTTCATTGTCATCGACGACGACGACGGTGCGCCGCGGCCCCTCGTAGCCGACGATACGCTGTTCCTGCGCCGGCGGCTTCATCGGCCGGATCACGGCAGATAGCATCAGGCGCACCTTGAAGGTCGAGCCGACATCCTTCTCGCTCGTAACCGAGATCTCGCCGCCCAGTGTGTTGGTCAGCAATTGCGTGATGGTCAGGCCGAGGCCGAGGCCGGGCATCGGCCTGACACTATCGGCCTCGCCGCGCTGGAAGGGCTCGTAGATGCGGGTGATATCCTTGGTCGCGATGCCGCGGCCGGTGTCCGAAACCGTGAAGGTCGCGACCTGGTTTCGGTAACCCACCTCGAAGCGGACGGTGCCCGCATCGGTAAACTTGATGGCGTTGGAGAGCAGGTTGACGAGGATCTGGCGCAGCCGCTTCTCGTCGGTGCGGACATAGTCGGGCAGGCCGGACGAGCGCTCATGGATGAAACTCAACCCTTTCGCCTGTGCCTGCGGGTGAAACATGTCGACGATCTGGTCGAGGAAGTCGTGAATATTGATCTCGTTGGAATAGACCTGCAGGCGGCCGGCCTCGATCTTCGATATATCCAGCAGCCCGTCGATCAGACCAGACAGATGCTCAGCGCTGCGCCGGATGACTTTGAGGGAGGATTGCCGGGGTGCCGGAATGGTCTCGTCGCGCTCGAGGATTTGCGCATAGCCGAGCACGGCGTTGAGCGGCGTGCGCAATTCGTGGCTGAGGCCCACGACATAGCGGCTCTTGGCGCGGTTTGCCGCTTCGGCCGCCTCCTTGGCGCCCTGCAGGGCAGCGTCCGTCTTCTTGTGGGCGGCGATTTCCTTCAACAGTAGCGTGTTCTGGCGCGAGGACTCCTCCTCGGCGACCACGCGGCTGTCATGGGCAAGAACATAGAACCAGCAGGCGACACCGGCGATCACGGCAAAGACGAAGAAGACAATCAGGATCGTTCGATCGACGACAGCTGCCGTTTGGGGAGAGGCCGCGCCGACCTGATGCGCGATCATTGCGAGGATCGCACCCATGGCGGTCAGCGCCACCGCAACGGCGATGCCATAGCGGCCGAGGCGCGTGGCGAGCTTGGCGACGATGCTTTCCGGCAGCAGGGTCTTTGCGACCGTTCCGACCTGCGTATTGAGCCGTGCCTTCGGCTTGCACATGTCATGGCAGCGGCTGTCGAGCGAACAGCAGAGCGAACAGATAGGAGCGGCATAGGCCGGACACCAGGCCATGTCCTCCGGCTCGAACGGATGTTCGCAGACCGAGCAGGTGATGGTGCTGAGGTTCTTCCAGCTCTGCCGCGGCTTGCGGGCGAGATAATATTTGCCCTTGGTGGTCCAGGCGATGGCCGGCGAGGCGATGAATGCCACGATCAGGGTGATGTAGGGCGCAAGCGATGCCGCGACCGTGCCGAAAGCGCCGAAATGAGCGATGAGGGCTGTGGTCGCCGATAGTGCCATGGCGCCGAGGCCGACCGGATTGATGTCGTAGAGATGGGCACGCTTGAATTCGATGCCTGATGGAGCCAGCCCCAGCGGCTTGTTGATGAAGAGGTCGGCGGAGACGGTGCAGAGCCAGGCCATGGCGATGATCGAGAAGATGCCGAGCGTTTCTTCCAGCAGCCGGTAGATGCCGAGTTCCATCAGAAGCAGGGCAATGGCGACATTGAAGACCAGCCAGATCACGCGGCCGGGATGGCTGTGCGTCAAACGCGAAAAGAAGTTCGACCAGGCGAGCGAGCCGGCGTAGGCGTTCATGACGTTGATCTTCAGCTGCGAGATCATCACGAAGGCGGCCATCAACAGCAGCGCGGCATTGTGCCAGGGGATCATGTAGCCGAAGGCGGTCAGGTACATCTGTGCGGGATCGGCGGCGCGGTCGGCCGGCACGCCCGAGGTCAGCGTCAGGACGACGAGGAAGGAGCCGGCAAGCAGCTTTGGGGCGCCGATGATGACCCATCCCGGTCCGGCAAGAAAAACGGCGAGGCGGTGGCGCCATTTGCGGTGGCCGTCCGGCGGCAGGAAGCGCAGGAAGTCGGCCTGTTCGCCGATCTGCGACATCAGTGCCAGGATGACGGCGGAGGCGGCGCCGAACTCGATCAGATCGAAGGGGGCGGCGGTGCCTGATGCGCTCGCGGGATGATGGATGCCCGCAAACGCCCGCCACAGATCGAATTTTCCCCAGTCGGCAAAAGCGATGAAGACGAAGGGCAGGATGTTGAGAACGATCCAGAACGGTTGCGTCAGCAACTGGAACCGGCTGATGAGACGTACACCATGGGTGACGAGCGGGATCACCATGACGGCGCTGATGATATAGCCGATCCACACCGGTATGCCGAGTGTCAGTTCCAGCGCTCCCGACATGATCGAGGCTTCGATCGCAAACAGCATGAAGGTGAAGCTGGCATAGATCAGCGAGGTGATGGTCGAACCGATATAGCCGAAGCTCGCGCCGCGCGTCAGGAGATCGATATCGACGCCGTGGCGAATGGCATAGCGGCTGATCGGCAAGCCGACCGAAAGCATGACGATGCTCGCCACGATGATGGCGTAGAAGGCGTTGGTCGTGCCGTAGGAAAGCGTGATCGCGCCGCCGATCGCCTCCAGCGCCAGGAAGGAAATGGCGCCGATCGCTGTTTGCGAGATGCGCTGCGAGGAAAATTGCCGCGCGCTCTTGGCGGTGAAACGCAGGGCGTAGTCTTCCAGCGTCTGGTTCGCGACCCAGCGATTATACTCCCGTCTTACTGGAATGATGCGTTGCCGCGCAGCCATGCTTACCCTTCAGCAGTCCCGCCATTGTCACTCCGGCAGTTCAAAGACGTCGTAACATGGATCGATACGGTGCTTAAGGGCATGAGGATGCCCAAAGCTGCACATTTCGCCCCGGCGCCTACGTCATTTTACGTATGTGGTTTCGCAAGAGGCGGCCGGATAGTCGCTGAAGGCAACGGTTAATCCTTGTTTACCGGCCGTTGCGGCAGACAAAAAGAGGGGAACCACGGATGAAATTCAAGACTCTCGTCTCCGGCGCGCTGCTCGGCGCCATCATGTCCACCACAGCATTCCACGGCGCTTTCGCAGCGGATGACACCATCAAGGTCGGCGTCCTGCATTCGCTTTCCGGTACGATGGCGATCTCGGAAACGACGCTGAAGGACGCCATGTTGATGCTCATCGACGAGCAGAACAAGAAGGGTGGCGTTCTTGGCAAGAAGCTCGAGCCCGTCGTCGTCGACCCGGCCTCGGACTGGCCGCTCTTTGCCGAAAAGGCGCGCGAACTGATCCAGAAGGACAAGGTTTCGGCTGTCTTCGGTTGCTGGACCTCGGTGTCGCGCAAGTCGGTGCTGCCGGTCTTCAAGGAACTGAACTCGATCCTGTTCTATCCGGTTCAGTTCGAGGGCGAGGAGTCCGAGCGTAACGTCTTCTACACTGGCGCCGCCCCGAATCAGCAGGCAATTCCTGCCGTCGACTACCTGATGAAGAACGAAGGTGTGCAGCGTTGGGTGCTGGAAGGCACCGACTATGTCTATCCGCGCACGACCAACAAGATCCTCGAAGCCTACCTGAAGTCCAAGGGTGTCAAGGACGAGGACATCATCATCAACTACACGCCGTTCGGCTTTTCCGACTGGCAGACGGAAGTCTCCAAGATCAAGGCTTTCGGCTCGGCCGGCAAGAAGACCGCCGTCGTCTCCACGATCAACGGCGATGCCAACGTTCCCTTCTACAAGGAACTGGGCAACCAGGGCGTCAAGGCCGAGGATATTCCGGTCGTCGCCTTCTCGGTCGGCGAAGAGGAGCTTGCCGGCGTCGACACCAAGCCTCTGGTCGGACACCTCGCAGCCTGGAACTACTTCCAGTCGGTCGACACGCCGGCCAACGCCGCCTTCATCAAGGAATGGCACGCCTATACGAAGGACGACAAGCGCGTCACCAACGACCCGATGGAAGCCGCCTATATCGGCTTCAACATGTGGGTGAAGGCCGTCGAGAAGGCCGGCACTACCGATCCGGACAAGGTCATCGACGCACTCGTCGGTGTTTCCGTTCCCAACCTCACCGGCGGCACCGCCACCATGATGCCGAACCACTACATCACCAAGCCGGTCCTGATCGGTGAAGTGCAGGAAAACGGCCAGTTCGACGTCGTCTCGCAGACCCCTGCGGTGGTCGGCAAGGAATGGTCCGACTACCTGCCCGACAGCAAGGACCTGATCTCGGATTGGCGCATGCCGATGAACTGCGGCAACTTCAACGTCACCACCGGCAAGTGCGGCGGCAAGGGCTCCTGATATCAGCCGACGTAAGACCGCCGCGGGCAGGCTTTTCTGCCCGCGGCAGTTCGAGGGGACAACAATGTTCGACAAATTCGTTTACCGCATGGCCATGGCGCTGGTCGCCGGCTTCTGCCTGATGCTGGCGCTAACGGTTACAAGCCTGCGCGCCCAGGAGGACGCGCACGGCCTGATCAATTCGCTCGGCCAGGCCAATTTCCAGAAGGCTGGCGATATCGTCCAAAGTCTTGCGAAGACGGGCGATCCGAAAGTGGTGCCGGCATTGCAGGCCTTTTCCGACGGTGATCTTTATATAAGAAAATCGGACAATCAGGTTTTTATCGCCAAATCCTCCGGCGACATGATGGATCTGGTGGATCCCTTGACCGGGCAGGCGGCCGGCCAGGAAGCCAAGGACAATCTCGGCAAGATCAAGATCAACAACAATTTGCGCCGTGCGGTTCGCGCGGCTCTCGGCGGTCTGACGCTGATGAGCCCGGATCGTGCGACGCGGCTTGAGGCGGCGCAATCCATTCTGAAGGCGCCGAGCGCGGATTCGCTGGATGCCGTCGAGACCGCGCTTCAGAGTGAAAAGGATGCGGAAATTCGCGGCGTGCTCGAAAGAGCAAGGGCCGTTGCGATCCTTGGCTCCGACCGACCCGCAGAAGACAAGAAGGCGGCGATCGAGACGATCAAGAACGAAGGCGGGCGCGATGCGATCGGCATTCTATCTTCGGTTTCCGTGGATGACAGCCTCAAGCCTGAGGTCGCAGCTGCCATTGCCGGCATCCAGGAGCAATTGAAGTTCTGGGATGCTGTGCAGAATGTCTGGTACGGCCTGTCGCTCGGCTCGGTGCTGCTTTTGGCCGCCATCGGCCTTGCGATCACCTTCGGTGTCATGGGCATCATCAACATGGCGCATGGCGAGATGGTGATGCTCGGCGCCTATTCCACCTTCATGGTACAGAGTGTCATACGCAGCTCTTATCCGGAGCTTTTCGATTGGTCGCTGGCCATTGCCCTTCCGGTCGCCTTCATCGTCACCGGAGCTGTCGGCCTTATCATCGAGCGCGGCGTCATCCGTTTTCTCTACGGTCGGCCGCTGGAGACGCTGCTTGCCACCTGGGGCATTTCGCTGATCCTGCAGCAGGCGGTGCGCTCGATCTTCGGACCGACCAATCAGGAGGTCGGCAACCCCTCCTGGATGTCCGGCTCCTTCGATCTTGGCTATCTCTCCATCACCTGGAACCGGCTCTGGATCATCGTCTTTGCGCTCGGCGTGTTCGTCGCGCTCCTACTCCTTCTCAAGCGCTCGGCTTTCGGCCTGCAGATGCGGGCGGTGACGCAGAACCGGCGCATGGCCTCCTCGATGGGGATCCGCACATCCTGGGTCGATGCCTTCACCTTCGCGCTCGGGTCAGGTATCGCCGGCATGGCGGGTGTCGCGCTCTCGCAGATCGACAACGTCTCGCCGAATCTCGGCCAGAGCTACATCATCGATAGCTTCATGGTCGTGGTGTTCGGCGGTGTCGGCAATCTCTGGGGGACGCTCGTCGGCGCCTTCTCGCTCGGCATTCTCAACAAGTTCCTCGAGCCCTATGCGGGGGCAGTGCTCGGCAAGATCCTTGTCCTCGTCCTCATCATCCTCTTCATCCAGAAACGTCCGCGCGGCCTCTTCGCGCTCAAGGGAAGGGCGGTGGAAGCATGATCACGGCCTTTATCCTCCGCTCGCTCGACCGCCGCATCAGCATCGCCATTTCGATCCTGCTTGCCGTCGCGGTGCTCGTGCCCCTGTCGAACTTGGCTCTGCCGGAAACGAGCGCGTTGCATGTGCCCACCTATCTCATGTCGTTGTTCGGCAAGTATCTGACCTATGCGCTGCTCGCTTTGGCGCTCGATCTCGTCTGGGGCTATTGCGGCATTCTTTCGCTCGGCCACGGCGCCTTCTTCGCGCTCGGCGGCTATGCGATGGGCATGTATCTGATGCGGCAGATCGGCTCGCGCGGCACCTACGGCAATCCGATCCTGCCCGACTTCATGGTGTTCCTGAACTGGAAGGATTTGCCCTGGTTCTGGTACGGCTTCGATCAATTCTGGTTCGCGATGCTCATGGTCCTCGTCGCGCCAGGCCTACTTGCCTTCGTCTTCGGCTGGTTTGCCTTCCGTTCCCGCGTCAATGGCGTCTATCTGTCGATCATCACGCAGGCGATGACCTATGCGCTGCTGCTTGCCTTCTTCCGCAACGACATGGG
Proteins encoded in this window:
- a CDS encoding creatininase family protein, whose amino-acid sequence is MAKPFYWNELNTYDFAGLSPDTTIAILPIASTEQHGPHLPIATDVAIAEGMLAELKVQRPDDLDFLVLPLQEIGKANEHIYGPGTLSLGAELLIPVWTAIGAKVAEAGIRKMVIVNSHGGNLDIMGIVARELRVRYRMAVVATQWTRFGTPDGMIDEHEQRFGIHGGDVETSLMLHFRPELVRMDKAQNFASKAEWMKEHSKYLQPLPPHSLAWIAHDLNPNGVVGNAANGTAEKGALICRHEVAGFIEMLRDLRDYPLANLYSK
- a CDS encoding response regulator, whose amino-acid sequence is MAEPTHPRDIVLLVDDSPEALGFLTDALEQSGFSVLIATSGLAALNIVERITPDLILLDAVMPAMDGFETCRRLKANAGIAQIPVVFMTGLTETEHVVHALESGGVDYLTKPINVDELRARIRVHLRNARSAQSARVALDAAGRHLLAVKGNGAIHWSTPQATRLINAATGSDDGLELASKHIAAFMLERERLGPARDNLLSISNGRQAALQFTFLGAIGADEYLFRLTASNQNADDETLRQSFALTQRESEVLLWLAKGKSNRDIGEILGLSARTVNKHLEQIYVKLGVENRASAAVKAAHVLHRP
- a CDS encoding ATP-binding protein, whose product is MAARQRIIPVRREYNRWVANQTLEDYALRFTAKSARQFSSQRISQTAIGAISFLALEAIGGAITLSYGTTNAFYAIIVASIVMLSVGLPISRYAIRHGVDIDLLTRGASFGYIGSTITSLIYASFTFMLFAIEASIMSGALELTLGIPVWIGYIISAVMVIPLVTHGVRLISRFQLLTQPFWIVLNILPFVFIAFADWGKFDLWRAFAGIHHPASASGTAAPFDLIEFGAASAVILALMSQIGEQADFLRFLPPDGHRKWRHRLAVFLAGPGWVIIGAPKLLAGSFLVVLTLTSGVPADRAADPAQMYLTAFGYMIPWHNAALLLMAAFVMISQLKINVMNAYAGSLAWSNFFSRLTHSHPGRVIWLVFNVAIALLLMELGIYRLLEETLGIFSIIAMAWLCTVSADLFINKPLGLAPSGIEFKRAHLYDINPVGLGAMALSATTALIAHFGAFGTVAASLAPYITLIVAFIASPAIAWTTKGKYYLARKPRQSWKNLSTITCSVCEHPFEPEDMAWCPAYAAPICSLCCSLDSRCHDMCKPKARLNTQVGTVAKTLLPESIVAKLATRLGRYGIAVAVALTAMGAILAMIAHQVGAASPQTAAVVDRTILIVFFVFAVIAGVACWFYVLAHDSRVVAEEESSRQNTLLLKEIAAHKKTDAALQGAKEAAEAANRAKSRYVVGLSHELRTPLNAVLGYAQILERDETIPAPRQSSLKVIRRSAEHLSGLIDGLLDISKIEAGRLQVYSNEINIHDFLDQIVDMFHPQAQAKGLSFIHERSSGLPDYVRTDEKRLRQILVNLLSNAIKFTDAGTVRFEVGYRNQVATFTVSDTGRGIATKDITRIYEPFQRGEADSVRPMPGLGLGLTITQLLTNTLGGEISVTSEKDVGSTFKVRLMLSAVIRPMKPPAQEQRIVGYEGPRRTVVVVDDNEDHRELMREILSPLDFIVLTAAGGPDCLTLIEGIKPDLFLVDISMPGMNGWQLVSRLRENGQAAPILMLSANIGDAAAATDSDDSHNDAISKPVDIRQLRDKLALHLGLKWLYADASIPAAPKPPPPLKSPGIEHVRELLRLGEIGYVRGIEAKLADLAKLEENKPFTDALGAHVQAFDLDGFLNVLHSFDTEKVEQIG
- the urtA gene encoding urea ABC transporter substrate-binding protein — protein: MKFKTLVSGALLGAIMSTTAFHGAFAADDTIKVGVLHSLSGTMAISETTLKDAMLMLIDEQNKKGGVLGKKLEPVVVDPASDWPLFAEKARELIQKDKVSAVFGCWTSVSRKSVLPVFKELNSILFYPVQFEGEESERNVFYTGAAPNQQAIPAVDYLMKNEGVQRWVLEGTDYVYPRTTNKILEAYLKSKGVKDEDIIINYTPFGFSDWQTEVSKIKAFGSAGKKTAVVSTINGDANVPFYKELGNQGVKAEDIPVVAFSVGEEELAGVDTKPLVGHLAAWNYFQSVDTPANAAFIKEWHAYTKDDKRVTNDPMEAAYIGFNMWVKAVEKAGTTDPDKVIDALVGVSVPNLTGGTATMMPNHYITKPVLIGEVQENGQFDVVSQTPAVVGKEWSDYLPDSKDLISDWRMPMNCGNFNVTTGKCGGKGS
- the urtB gene encoding urea ABC transporter permease subunit UrtB; its protein translation is MLALTVTSLRAQEDAHGLINSLGQANFQKAGDIVQSLAKTGDPKVVPALQAFSDGDLYIRKSDNQVFIAKSSGDMMDLVDPLTGQAAGQEAKDNLGKIKINNNLRRAVRAALGGLTLMSPDRATRLEAAQSILKAPSADSLDAVETALQSEKDAEIRGVLERARAVAILGSDRPAEDKKAAIETIKNEGGRDAIGILSSVSVDDSLKPEVAAAIAGIQEQLKFWDAVQNVWYGLSLGSVLLLAAIGLAITFGVMGIINMAHGEMVMLGAYSTFMVQSVIRSSYPELFDWSLAIALPVAFIVTGAVGLIIERGVIRFLYGRPLETLLATWGISLILQQAVRSIFGPTNQEVGNPSWMSGSFDLGYLSITWNRLWIIVFALGVFVALLLLLKRSAFGLQMRAVTQNRRMASSMGIRTSWVDAFTFALGSGIAGMAGVALSQIDNVSPNLGQSYIIDSFMVVVFGGVGNLWGTLVGAFSLGILNKFLEPYAGAVLGKILVLVLIILFIQKRPRGLFALKGRAVEA